In Burkholderiales bacterium, a single genomic region encodes these proteins:
- a CDS encoding IclR family transcriptional regulator codes for MASKRDRVPPLLRAFGLLERVARANGPVGLQELASDADLPKPTVYRMLATLEEAGLVTREPDGRRIAAGPRLVRFALDVQLAETVRAPRHAILKRLAETLGETVNLTMLDGSEVVYLDRVETEWPLRMTLQPGSHVPLHCTASGKLLLALLPAARRRRIVEELSLARFTDHTITDRDALCAELAAIRRDDLSTDNEEYLAGLVCVAVPVASPDGRNVACVAVHAPVARMPLERALAHVPALREAAAALGATFGAPHVNAGRASA; via the coding sequence ATGGCCTCGAAGCGCGACCGCGTTCCGCCGCTGCTCCGGGCGTTCGGCCTGCTCGAACGCGTGGCCCGGGCGAACGGTCCGGTCGGCTTGCAGGAACTCGCTTCGGACGCGGATTTGCCGAAGCCGACGGTCTACCGGATGCTCGCCACGCTCGAGGAGGCCGGGCTCGTCACCCGCGAACCCGACGGCCGCCGCATCGCGGCGGGACCGAGGCTCGTGCGCTTCGCGCTCGACGTGCAGCTCGCGGAGACCGTGCGCGCCCCGCGGCACGCGATCCTGAAGCGGCTCGCCGAGACGCTCGGCGAAACCGTGAACCTCACGATGCTCGACGGCAGCGAGGTCGTCTACCTCGACCGCGTCGAGACCGAGTGGCCGCTTCGCATGACCCTGCAGCCGGGGTCGCACGTCCCGCTCCACTGCACCGCGAGCGGCAAGCTCCTGCTCGCGCTGCTGCCCGCGGCGCGCAGGCGGCGCATCGTCGAGGAACTCTCGCTGGCGCGTTTCACCGACCACACGATCACCGACCGCGACGCGTTGTGCGCCGAACTCGCCGCGATCCGACGCGACGACCTGTCGACCGACAATGAAGAATACCTCGCGGGACTCGTGTGCGTCGCGGTGCCGGTGGCCTCACCCGACGGGCGCAACGTCGCGTGCGTCGCCGTACACGCGCCGGTCGCACGCATGCCGCTGGAACGCGCGCTCGCGCACGTGCCCGCACTGCGCGAGGCTGCGGCCGCGCTGGGTGCGACGTTCGGCGCGCCGCACGTCAATGCGGGCCGGGCTTCCGCCTGA
- a CDS encoding DMT family transporter, with protein MPALFVLLWSTGFVAAKLGLPDAPPFSFLFVRFVCVAALMAAVALASGARWPSRAQAVHVGIAALLVHGLYLGGVFHAIAGGMPAGTIAMLVGLQPIVTVAIARSWLGEAVVPRQWIGLVLGFVGVGLVVRNKLGYAGEASGLVAAAIALAGISIGTLYQKRHGGGVDLRSGAVIQFSVCAIAYAPLAMLESESIRWTPAFTFALGWSVLVLSVGAISLLFVLLRRGAAAGVAALFYLVPPVTAWMSWQFFGETLDAAALAGMVLIAVGVALARAQAPAQPD; from the coding sequence CTGCCCGCGCTGTTCGTGCTCCTGTGGAGCACCGGCTTCGTCGCCGCGAAGCTGGGGCTGCCCGACGCCCCGCCGTTCTCGTTCCTGTTCGTCCGCTTCGTGTGCGTCGCCGCCCTGATGGCGGCGGTGGCGCTCGCGTCGGGTGCGCGCTGGCCGTCGCGCGCGCAGGCGGTGCACGTCGGCATCGCGGCGCTCCTCGTGCACGGGCTCTACCTCGGCGGGGTGTTCCACGCGATCGCCGGCGGCATGCCCGCGGGCACGATCGCGATGCTCGTGGGCCTGCAGCCGATCGTCACGGTGGCCATCGCGCGCTCGTGGCTCGGCGAGGCGGTCGTCCCCCGCCAGTGGATCGGGCTGGTGCTGGGTTTCGTCGGCGTGGGGCTCGTGGTGCGCAACAAGCTCGGCTACGCCGGAGAAGCGAGCGGTCTCGTCGCCGCCGCGATCGCGCTCGCCGGCATCAGTATCGGAACGCTCTACCAGAAGCGCCACGGCGGGGGCGTCGACCTGCGGTCGGGCGCGGTGATCCAGTTCTCGGTGTGCGCGATCGCCTACGCGCCGCTCGCGATGCTCGAGTCGGAGTCGATCCGCTGGACGCCTGCGTTCACCTTCGCGCTCGGGTGGTCGGTGCTCGTGCTGTCGGTCGGCGCGATCAGCCTGCTCTTCGTGCTGCTGCGTCGCGGCGCCGCCGCCGGCGTGGCGGCGCTCTTCTACCTCGTGCCGCCGGTGACCGCATGGATGTCCTGGCAGTTCTTCGGGGAGACGCTCGACGCCGCGGCGCTCGCCGGCATGGTCCTGATCGCGGTCGGCGTCGCGCTCGCCCGCGCCCAGGCGCCCGCCCAACCGGATTGA
- the ppa gene encoding inorganic diphosphatase has protein sequence MSLESVPAGKDVPHDCNVIVEIPMRSDPIKYEVDKDTGAVFVDRLMWTAMHYPCNYGYIPQTLSLDGDPCDVLVLSPMPFITGVVVRCRPIGMLKLDDEAGGDAKILAVPVDELSPLYTNVKSPRDLPEVQMRQIAHFFEHYKDLEPGKWVRVGTWVEAEDARREIVESVERYRKAKLRARKAATKAR, from the coding sequence ATGAGCCTCGAGTCCGTACCCGCCGGCAAGGACGTCCCGCACGACTGCAACGTGATCGTCGAGATTCCGATGCGCTCGGATCCGATCAAGTACGAGGTCGACAAGGACACGGGCGCGGTGTTCGTCGACCGGCTGATGTGGACGGCGATGCACTATCCGTGCAACTACGGGTACATCCCGCAGACGCTCTCGCTCGACGGCGACCCCTGCGACGTGCTCGTGCTCTCGCCGATGCCGTTCATCACCGGCGTGGTCGTTCGCTGCCGGCCGATCGGCATGCTGAAGCTCGACGACGAGGCGGGCGGCGACGCGAAGATCCTCGCGGTGCCGGTCGACGAGCTGTCGCCGCTCTACACCAACGTGAAGTCGCCGCGCGACCTGCCCGAGGTCCAGATGCGCCAGATCGCGCATTTCTTCGAGCACTACAAGGACCTCGAACCGGGCAAGTGGGTGCGCGTCGGCACCTGGGTCGAGGCGGAGGACGCCCGGCGCGAGATCGTCGAGTCGGTCGAGCGCTACCGCAAGGCGAAGCTCCGCGCGCGCAAGGCCGCGACGAAGGCGCGCTGA
- a CDS encoding DUF3047 domain-containing protein, with amino-acid sequence MRRPAAVSTAVLCFALAAPSAATAQVREIKDAATIPPFSAGKVGAPQSPWIIVRVNERKRLTDFDMVEDGGKVVLHAKSDAGASGIGVRTALDASKTPMLAWRWKIAGVVEGADNSVASKEDAAARIVLAFDGDKDKLSFGDRTTMRLASSVYSQELPYATLMYIWASSAPVGTVIANPHTGRIKMIVVASGNGDAGKWQSVKRNLRDDYRKAFSEDPGTLTSITAFSDSDNTGTRAEAWFGDISLTAP; translated from the coding sequence ATGCGCCGTCCCGCCGCCGTCTCGACCGCAGTCCTCTGCTTCGCGCTCGCGGCGCCGTCCGCCGCGACGGCACAGGTCCGGGAGATCAAGGACGCCGCGACGATCCCCCCGTTCTCGGCCGGCAAGGTCGGCGCGCCGCAGTCGCCCTGGATCATCGTCCGGGTCAACGAGCGCAAGAGGCTCACGGATTTCGACATGGTCGAGGACGGCGGCAAGGTCGTGCTGCACGCGAAGTCCGACGCGGGCGCGAGCGGCATCGGCGTGCGCACCGCGCTCGACGCCTCGAAGACGCCGATGCTCGCGTGGCGCTGGAAGATCGCGGGCGTCGTCGAGGGCGCCGACAACTCGGTCGCGAGCAAGGAGGACGCAGCGGCGCGCATCGTGCTCGCGTTCGACGGCGACAAGGACAAGCTCTCGTTCGGCGATCGCACGACGATGAGGCTCGCGAGCAGCGTCTATTCGCAGGAACTGCCTTACGCGACGTTGATGTACATCTGGGCGAGCAGTGCGCCGGTCGGTACCGTCATCGCCAATCCGCACACCGGACGCATCAAGATGATCGTCGTGGCGAGCGGCAACGGCGACGCGGGCAAGTGGCAGTCGGTGAAGCGCAACCTGCGCGACGACTACCGGAAAGCGTTCAGCGAGGACCCCGGCACGCTCACGTCGATCACCGCGTTCTCGGACTCGGACAACACCGGAACGCGCGCGGAAGCCTGGTTCGGCGACATCTCCCTCACTGCACCATGA